CGGTAGGGAGTATGAGCATCCCGGCCGGCCGGCGGTCCGTGCGCGCGAAACGGCCAATCCCGGTCCTCCGCGGCACGACGAGCCCCGGAGACGATCAGCGATGAAGGCCCTCGTCTGGCACGGCACTGCGGATATCCGCTGCGACACGGTCCCCGATCCGACGATCGAGGACGGGCGCGATGCGATCATCAAGGTGACCTCCTGCGCCATCTGCGGCTCCGACCTGCACCTCTACGACCACTTCATGCCGGGCATGAAGTCGGGCGACATCATGGGCCACGAGACCATGGGCGAGGTGGTCGAGGTCGGGCGGGACAACAAGGCGCTCAAGGTCGGCGACCGGATCGTGGTGCCGTTCACCATCATCTGCGGCCAGTGCGACCAATGTAAGCGCGGCAACTTCTCGGTCTGCGAGCGCACCAACCGCAACAAGACGCTCGCCGAGACCGCCTTCGGCCACACCACCGCGGGCCTGTTCGGCTACACCCACCTCACCGGCGGCTATGCCGGCGGTCAGGCCGAGTACCTGCGGGTCCCCTTCGCCGACGCCACCCACATCAAGGTGCCCAAGGGCATCCCGGACGAGAAGCTCCTCTTCCTCTCCGACATCTTCCCGACCGGCTGGCAGGCGGCGGTGCAGTGCGACATCCAGCCGGAGGACACCGTGGCGATCTGGGGCTGCGGCCCGGTCGGCCAGATGGCGATCCGCTCGGCGATCCTGCTCGGCGCCCGGCGGGTCATCGCCATCGACCGGGTGCCGGAGCGCCTCACCATGGCGCGGGCCGGCGGCGCCGAGACGATCAATCTCGACGAGGAGTCCAACGTCGTCGCCAAGCTCAACGACATGACCGACGGCAAGGGACCGGAGAAGTGCATCGACTCGGTCGGGATGGAGGCGCATGCCACCTCCTCGCTCGACGCGATCTACGACCGGGCCAAGCAGGCGGTGATGCTGGAGAGCGACCGGCCGCACGTCCTGCGCCAGATGATCATGGTCTGCCGCCCGGCCGGCGTGCTGTCGATCCCCGGCGTCTACGGCGGCCTGATCGACAAGGTGCCGTTCGGCGCGGCGATGAACAAGGGCCTGACCTTCCGGATGGGCCAGACCCACGTCAACCGCTGGACCGACGACCTCCTGCGGCGGATCGAGGACGGGCAGATCGACCCGTCCTTCGTCATCACCCACACGGTGGGGCTGGAGCAGGGGCCGGAGATGTACCGGACGTTCCGGGACAAGCAGGACGGCTGCATCAAGGTGATGATCCGGCCATGAGCACTCCAGCCATGAGCAATCGAGCCATGAGCAATCGAGCCATGAGCAATCGAGCCATGAAGCGCACGGTCGATCCCCGCTCCCGGTCCGCGCACGACGCCCTCGCCCGCGGCCTCGGCTGGTTCTCGATCGGCCTCGGCCTCGCCGAGATCCTGGCGCCCCGAGCCCTGTGCCGAGCGCTCGGCCTCGAGGGCCGGGAGGCCCTGATCCAGGCCTACGGCGCCCGCGAGGTCGCCACCGGCGCCGCGATCCTGATGAGCCACGACCCCACCCCGTGGATCTGGGGCCGGGTCGCGGGCGACGCCCTCGACCTCGCCACCCTGGCGACCGGCTTCGAGGGCGACAACCCCCGCGCCGGCACCCTGGCTCTCGCCACCGCGGCGGTGGCAGGCGTGACGCTCGCCGACATCGTCTGCGTCCAGGGTCTTACGGCCGACAAGCGCCCGGCCCCGCGGGGCTCCTACGAGTACCACAACCGCAGCGGCTTCCCCCGCGGCCTCGCCGCCGCCCACGGCGCCGCCCGCGACTTCGCGGTACCGCGGGACTTCCGCATTCCCGGCCCGCTGCGCCCCTGGCGCGACGGCCGGCCGGCGGCGTGAGCCCCGGCTCGGATCGCCTGACCAGTCGAACCAGCACTCCTCGACGTCATCCCGGGTACCGCTACGGGGCCCCGGGATGACGATGGAGGATTGCTGGTCCGTTGCGCCAAACGAGAAAGGGCCGCCTCGCGGCGGCCCCCATCCCCATCGGGGAAACCCTTACTCCTTGTCGCCGCGATGGATGCCCTTGTCGCGGTTCTCCTTCAGTCGGCCGTCATCCGAATGCTGCACGGTGCCCTGGTTCGGCGCATCCGGGTTCTTGTGATTGTGGCGGGTGTTGTCGTCAGTATTGTGCGACTGAGACTGCTGCTTCTTGTCCGCCATGTTTGTATCTCCCGTGATCTGCGGCGTGCCGCGTTGAGTGTTTCAATAACATATGACCGGATGGGAGGTTCCTGGGCGAATCGTACGACTGTACGGGACCGAGCGCGACATTCCGCCGGTACGCGTACGGTGTCGCAGGGGACTGGACGGAACTTGCTAATGAACCATGGCCGGCGGGCGAACCTGCTTGGCGAAGTACCCTCGCGGTCACCCGCCGGTCCGCCCGCACCCACGGTCTCGGCCGGATCGACGCCGTTGACGCACGAAATGGTCTGCCCTATCAGTTATAGCATTAGCTATAATGATGAGCCGTTGCGATGCGCCTTGTCCGTTCCCCCGTCCCGCCCGGCGCTGCCGCCCTCGTCCTGGCCTGTCTGGCGACCGGGCAGAGCGTTCATCGCGCCCATGCCCAGTCCCTTCCCACAGCCGCCGAGAACCTGACCCCCGGCGACATCGACAGCGAGCATCTGTTCGGCTTTACAGAGGGCAGCGACCTCGGCGTGCCGGGTGAGGCGGAGTTGGAATGGGAGACGAGCGGACGGCTCGGCAAGCGCCTCGGCCGCTTCCTCGCCGTCGATAGCGGCCTCGCCCTGAAGGTGCCGCTGACGAACGACTTCCGCCTCGCGCCGGGCATCACCTTCAACGCCTACGACATCGGCGCCGCCGGCTCCCCCGCCCGCACCACGGGCGGTTTCAACGGCGGCTTCCTCGAGACCCGCCTGCGCCTGCTCGACCGCCGCACCGCGCCGTTCGGTCTCACGCTCAGCATCGTGCCCGCCTACGGCACCGTCGATGGCGGCTCGGGCGCGTCCGCGCGCAGCTTCGGGACGGACATCGGCCTCCTGGCCGACCGCGAGCTGATCCCCGGCAAGCTGGTCGCCGCGGTGAATCTCGGCTTCGCCTTTGCTGCGACGCGGCTCGGCGCCTTGGACGAACAGGTCCGCGGATCGGGCATCGAGGCAGCCGCCGCCCTGTCCTACCAGGTCCGGCCCGGCCTCTTCGCCGGGGCCGAGGCGCGCTACGCCCGGACCTACGAGGGCTTGGCGCTCGGCCGGCTCGCCGGGGAGGCGGTCTATCTCGGGCCGACGCTCTATACGACCCTCTCGCCGCAGGCCTGGGTCTCGTTCACCTGGAGCTTCCAGGTCGCCGGCCGGGCGGCGGACGAGCCGGGGCCCCTCGACCTGTCGAGCTTCGACCGGCACCAGATGCGCCTGCGCGTCGGCTACAATTTTTGACACGCGACGGATCGGGGAGGTCGCGACAGGTTTCGGTTGCCGCAGCGGGAGGCGGCCGCTAGCATGATGGCATGAGCCAGACCGTCCCGACGATGATCGTCCGAGGCCGACGCCGCGTTCGACGCGGTCGGCGGGACAGGGGCGTGTCGCTCCGAGCCAGCTAGAGCGGCCCCGCGCGCCGCTCGCTCGGCACCCCACACCGACATCGCGTCCTCCCGAGCCTCGCGGCCGTGGGCGCGGCGGGGCCTCACCTGCCCCGTGCGGTGGAGCCCGATTCCTCGGGGCCGGGGCTCGAAAGCCGAGCGAATGACCGTGACGACTCTCAACCCGTCGACAATCTGGACCGTGCCCGAGCCGTTCCGCACGATCTACACCCATGCCCGCGCGGCGCCGGCCGGCCGCACCCTCTTTGTTTCCGGGCAGTTCGGCGTCGCGCCGGACGGGCGGATGCACGAGGATTTCGCGGACCAGCTGGGCCAGGCGATGGACAACGTCGAGGCGCTGCTCGACGCGGCCGGCCTGGGGCTGCCGGACGTCGCGAAAGCGACCTTCTTCCTGACCCGCAGCGGCGATTTGCCGGTGCTCGGCCAGGTGCGCCGGGCGCGCTGGGCGTCCGACGCGCCCGCCGCCGTCACCGTCCTCGTCGTCGCGGGCCTGGCGCGGCTGGACGCGCTGGTCGAGGTCGAGGTGACGGCCGTCGCGGCCGATCCGGCGGGACGCGAGCCCGGCCGGCTGCGCGCGGCCACGAAGGAGGACGTGCCCAGGATCGCGGCGCTGGTGAAGGCGGCTTATGCGAAGTGGGTCCCGGTCATCGGCCGCGAGCCCGTGCCGATGACCGCCGATTACGCGCTCGCGGTTCGCACGCACCGCTTCGACCTGCTCGAGCGGGACGGCGCGCTCGTCGCCCTGGTCGAGATGGTCCCGCGCGCCGATCACCTCTGGATCGAGAACCTCGCGGTCTCGCCCGCCCATCACGGGCGGGGGCTCGGTCGCCGGATGCTGCGTCACGCCGAGGACGTCGCGCGGGCGCTCGGGCACCCGGCGGTCAGGCTTGCCACGAACCAGGCCTTCGCCGGCAACGTCGATTTCTACCGGCGGGCGGGCTTTACCGTCGAGCGTGAGGAGCCGTTCCGCGGCGGGGTCGGCGTTTATCTGGCGAAGACGCTTTGAACCGGACGGGCCCGGGACTCGTACCGGGCCTGCCTTCGCGCCGGCGGCCGGGCGCTACCCCACCCCCGTCGGCCCATCGAGCGTCAGCCGCACCCGCCGCGCCAGCTCCATCCGCCGGTACGGCTTGTTGATGATCTCGAACTCGCTGCCGCCGGCATCTGTACGCTCGATCGAGGCCTCGGCGTAGCCGGTGGTCAGCAGCACCTTGATCCGCGGCTGGCGCTCGCGGGCGGCGCGGGCCAGCAGCACGCCGTTCATGCCGCCGGGCATGATCAGGTCGGAGAACAGAAGGTCGATCTTGCCGCTGTTGTCGAGGAGGTCGAGCGCCTCCAGGGCGCCGTGGGCGACGAGCACCGTGTAGCCGAAATCCTCCAGGATCACCTTTGCCGTGGCGGCGACGTCCGGGCGGTCGTCGACCACCAGGATCGTCTCGCTGCCGGTGCGGTCGGCGGCCCGCGGGGCCGGGCGGCGCTCGGTCGCGACGGCCTGATCGGTCGCCGGGAAGAGCAGGCGCACGGTCGTGCCCTGGCCGATCTCGGAGGTGATCCGCACCGTGCCGCCGGATTGCTTGGCGAAGCCGTAAACCATGGCGAGGCCGAGGCCCGTGCCGCGCCCCTCCTCCTTGGTGGTGAAGAACGGCTCCATCACCCGCGCCAGGATCTCCGGCGGCATGCCGAGGCCGGTATCCTGCATCTGCACCACCGCGTAGGGCCCCGGCCGCACCAGCAGCAGCAGGGCCATCTCATCGTCGATGGTGATGTTCTCGGTCTTGATCGTCACCGTGCCGCCGCCCGGCATCGCGTCGCGGGCGTTGAGCAGCACGTTGAGCAGGGCCACCTCGGTCTGCGTCGGATCGATGCGGCAGTTCCACAGGTCGGGCGCGAGTTCGGTCTTCACCACGACGTGGTCGCCCAGCGTGCGCCCGGTGATCTCGTTCATGCCGCGCACGAGGGTGTTGAGGTTGAGCGCCCGGCCGTCGAGGCGCTGCTTGCGGGCGAAGGCGAGGAGCTGGTGGGTGAGGCGCGCCGCCCGGTCGGTCGCGGCGCGGATCGCCTCGCCCGCGCCCGTCAGCCGGCTCGCGTCGATCTTCGGATGCTCGGCGAGCGCCAGCACCACGTCGGTGTAGCCGCTGATGACCTGGAGCAGATTGTTGAAGTCGTGCGCGATGCCGCCGGTGAGCTGGCCGAGCGCCTCCATCTTCTGGGCCTGGTGCAGGGCCTGCTCGGCGTCGCGCCGGCGCGACACGTCGAGCTGCGAGCCGAAGAAATAGACCAGCTCGCCCTTCTTGTCGTAGACCGGCGAGATGAACAGCGCGTTCCAGAAGGTCGAGCCGTCCTTGCGGTAGTTCAGGATCTCGGTCGCGATCTCCTTTCGCTCGGCGATGGCGCGGCGGACCTCCGACACCGTCTCGCGGTCCGTCTCGGGACCTTGCAGGAAGCGGCAATTGGTACCGACCAGCTCCTCCGGACGGTAGCCGGTCATGCGCAGGAAGGCCTGGTTGGCGAAGACGATCGGGTTGTCCGGCTGATGCGGATCGGTCACGATCATCGGCATCCGCGTCGTCTCGACGGC
This is a stretch of genomic DNA from Methylobacterium sp. 17Sr1-1. It encodes these proteins:
- a CDS encoding zinc-dependent alcohol dehydrogenase — translated: MKALVWHGTADIRCDTVPDPTIEDGRDAIIKVTSCAICGSDLHLYDHFMPGMKSGDIMGHETMGEVVEVGRDNKALKVGDRIVVPFTIICGQCDQCKRGNFSVCERTNRNKTLAETAFGHTTAGLFGYTHLTGGYAGGQAEYLRVPFADATHIKVPKGIPDEKLLFLSDIFPTGWQAAVQCDIQPEDTVAIWGCGPVGQMAIRSAILLGARRVIAIDRVPERLTMARAGGAETINLDEESNVVAKLNDMTDGKGPEKCIDSVGMEAHATSSLDAIYDRAKQAVMLESDRPHVLRQMIMVCRPAGVLSIPGVYGGLIDKVPFGAAMNKGLTFRMGQTHVNRWTDDLLRRIEDGQIDPSFVITHTVGLEQGPEMYRTFRDKQDGCIKVMIRP
- a CDS encoding cyclase dehydrase, which codes for MSNRAMKRTVDPRSRSAHDALARGLGWFSIGLGLAEILAPRALCRALGLEGREALIQAYGAREVATGAAILMSHDPTPWIWGRVAGDALDLATLATGFEGDNPRAGTLALATAAVAGVTLADIVCVQGLTADKRPAPRGSYEYHNRSGFPRGLAAAHGAARDFAVPRDFRIPGPLRPWRDGRPAA
- a CDS encoding GNAT family N-acetyltransferase, producing MTTLNPSTIWTVPEPFRTIYTHARAAPAGRTLFVSGQFGVAPDGRMHEDFADQLGQAMDNVEALLDAAGLGLPDVAKATFFLTRSGDLPVLGQVRRARWASDAPAAVTVLVVAGLARLDALVEVEVTAVAADPAGREPGRLRAATKEDVPRIAALVKAAYAKWVPVIGREPVPMTADYALAVRTHRFDLLERDGALVALVEMVPRADHLWIENLAVSPAHHGRGLGRRMLRHAEDVARALGHPAVRLATNQAFAGNVDFYRRAGFTVEREEPFRGGVGVYLAKTL
- a CDS encoding hybrid sensor histidine kinase/response regulator, with product MADISEKPDLGGLGPAVTSRGPRAVHDTHSDIFFAAVETTRMPMIVTDPHQPDNPIVFANQAFLRMTGYRPEELVGTNCRFLQGPETDRETVSEVRRAIAERKEIATEILNYRKDGSTFWNALFISPVYDKKGELVYFFGSQLDVSRRRDAEQALHQAQKMEALGQLTGGIAHDFNNLLQVISGYTDVVLALAEHPKIDASRLTGAGEAIRAATDRAARLTHQLLAFARKQRLDGRALNLNTLVRGMNEITGRTLGDHVVVKTELAPDLWNCRIDPTQTEVALLNVLLNARDAMPGGGTVTIKTENITIDDEMALLLLVRPGPYAVVQMQDTGLGMPPEILARVMEPFFTTKEEGRGTGLGLAMVYGFAKQSGGTVRITSEIGQGTTVRLLFPATDQAVATERRPAPRAADRTGSETILVVDDRPDVAATAKVILEDFGYTVLVAHGALEALDLLDNSGKIDLLFSDLIMPGGMNGVLLARAARERQPRIKVLLTTGYAEASIERTDAGGSEFEIINKPYRRMELARRVRLTLDGPTGVG